Genomic DNA from Carnobacterium divergens DSM 20623:
ATACTAAAGCATCTGAGACAACCGTAACGGGAGGTGAATCAATAATAATTACATCAAACTGAGTTTTTAATTCTTTTAGTACAGCGCCCATTCGCTTAGATCCTAGCAATTCATTTGGATTTGGTGGAATTGGCCCACTGGTTAAAATAAAAAGATTTTCTATCTCGGTCTTTTGAAAATTATCACTGACTTTACTATCTCCAGTTAGACTGGTTGAAAGCCCCTTAAAAATTGATTGGTTAAAGGTTTTATGAACAGTTGGTTTTCTCATATCTCCGTCAACCAATAACGTTTTTTTTCCTTTTTGTGCATACACAATTGCCAAATTGGCTGAAATAGTGGATTTCCCACTCATAGGTTCTGGTGACGTGATTAAAATCGTCTGAAATGTTTTATCCACCCCAGAAAATTCAATAGCAGTTCGAATGTTTTTAAACTGTTCACTTATTGAAGAAGTAGCATGCATTTTTGTAATCAATCTGCGTTTTTCATCTCCTAATCGATTCATGGCTATTACTACCTCCTTTCCAATTTCTCTATATTTCCTCAGGCAATTCACCTATGCTACCTAGTACTGTAATGTTTAGCATCTCAATGTCTTCTTTGCCTTTTATTGTTCGATCTAGGAGGCTTCTCATAATAATCAATATGAGTCCGATAACGCCTCCTCCAATCAACGCAACTACCATTAACATTGTTTTATTTGGAGAAATGGGTTTACTAGTTTTCTCTAGTTTTGCAGTTGATAAAATAGTGACATTATTTATTTTCATAATAGAAACAATTTCCTTTTGAAAAATGCGAGCTGTTGTATTCGCAATGTCTACCGTTGCTTTTTTGCTTGAGTTCTCAACCTTTATGTCAATGATTTGAGAGTTTGTTGCACTGCTAACTTGAATGGACTCGTTTAATTCCTTTTCCGAGTATGCATTTTTTAATTCTTTTTTTACCTTATCTAAAATTCTAGGACTTTTGATAATTACGTTATACGTATTAATCAAATCTAAATTTGTTTGAACACTTTGTTGTTGGAGAATAGAATCCTTTTCTTCTGTTTGATTAATAAGTAGTTGAGTACTACTTTGGTATACTGGTGTTGCGATAAACCACAGATACATACTCATCATGCTCAATGAGAAAACTATTGTTCCAATTAACCACCACTTATTTTGTTTAATTGTAGTTAGTATCTTTTTTAAATCAATAATTTCTTCCATTGTGATCTCCTACTTTGCGCCCATATTCAAACCCTTGATGCTGGATAAATTCCCTAATGAAATAAGCTTAATTTCTGGTTTTTTCTCAAAAATATTTTTGGTATCAAAGACCACTTTTTGACGCATCAGGGTAAGTTGGTCTACGTCAATCGTTTTAAATTCATCATGATCCGTAAGAACTAAGAGTAAATCGCTATCCACAACGGATTGTTTAAATTCTTTTTCAATCCATTCTTTTTCCACATGTGGATCAAAAATAGACAGTTCATAGCCTCTTTTTTCTTTTAATAAGTCGACAATTTCAAGTGCGGGGCTTTCTCTAATATCGTCCACATTGCCTTTATAAGTAACACCTAATACGGTAATTTTCTTTCCGTCTATCTTCTCCATTAGCTCTTCTACTTTTTCGACAATAAAAGCAGGCATCGTACTGTTGATTTCCCTTGCCTGTTGAATTAATGGCGTAACCGTTGGCGCCATCGAACTAATAAAGTAAGGATCAACTGCCAAGCAATGTCCTCCCACTCCTGGTCCTGGAGAATGAATGTTTACTCGTGGATGTTTATTAGCCATCTCAATTACTTCCAAACTGTCGATGGCTAATGCATCTCCAATTTTGGCAAGCTCGTTAGCTAAGGCAATGTTGACGTCTCGATACGTATTTTCCATCAACTTGGACAATTCTGCAGCCGATGCGGATGACGAGATCAATTCGCCTTTTACAAAAATGCCATAGATTTCTTTTCCCGATTTTGTACAGGCTTCTGTTACACCACCAATAATTCGATTGTTGTATCTTAGTTCTTGTAAGATTTCCCCTGGTAACACACGCTCTGGGCAATGCACAAGAAAGAGATCTTCTCCTACTTTAAATCCAGCCTCTTCAATTAAAGGCAAGATGATATCTTCTGTTGTGCGTGGTGCAATCGTTGACTCTACAATAACGGTATTGCCTTTTTCTAAATAAGGAATCAACGAGTTGACGGCTGAAATCACATACATCAGATCACAACTTTTATAGCGATCCTCTTTATTAGGTGTTGGCACCGCCACGATAAAAACATCTGCCTGTTCAACTTGAGTCTGTGCTTTAAAATTACCTGAGGTAATTGCACGAGTTAATGCCTCTTGAAGTCCAGGTTCCTCAATATGAACTTGACCCTCTTGTAAAGAATTGACAACTTCTAATTGAACATCGACGCCGATAACCTGTTGCCCGTAATTGGCAAACATAATAGCGGTTGGCAAACCGATATAACCTAGTCCTATTGTTACGATTTTCATTTTGACACCTTCAATTTTTTATTATTTTGCTTCCACATTCCAACTTGCTAATACTTTATCTACGGGTTTGTATTGAATTTGTTCAATTTTTTGATCTTTATCAATGGAGAAATAAGCTTTTCCTGAAATGGTTTTATCTGGTTCAATTTCATTCCCAAAATTTGAAACGGTATCATCAATTCTATGTTCTTTTCCGTCCGTTGTGGTGACTACAAAATCAATGGCGCCTAAACCTAGTTTTGCGGAACTAATATTTTTCCCATTAATCTCAAAACCATATAAGGATTTCGTTTCTTTTCCTTCATTTTTAGAGACTGTAGTTGTTTTAAGTTGTTTAAGGGTTAATTCCATTCCATCGACTACGATGGCTTCCCCTAATTTATTGGCTGAAGCTTGTTTTTGAACCACTTCTGTTTTATCTTCTTTTTTAGTTGTTTCTTTACTGTCAGTAGTTTTTGCAGAACATGCACCTAAAAGAAGCATTGCGGTTAAACTAAAGGCTAGTGCTAATTTTTTCATAAAATTCCTCCATTAAAATGATATCTCACAGAAATTTGGCTCTCTGTGAGATATCTTATTCAAAAAATTAAGGTTGTACGGTTACTACTTTTGTAGATAATTCACTGTTGTCTTCGCTGTAACCAACAATTTTCACATTGTCGCCGGCTTTAATTTTGCCTGCGCCAATATAATAACTGAAACTTCCACCACTAAATGTACCGCCCCATGCTTGAGGTTCACCATTGATTAATACACGAGCTCTTACGATATCTCCAGTATATGATCCTTTAATAGTTGTTTCTCCAACATTGTAAACAGACGGTGAAATGGTTCCTTGTACAACTGCTTTAATTTTAACGACTTTATTTGAATCTAACACTTTATCGCTTTTATCATAAGCAGTAATTGTGACAGTATCTCCAGCTTTAATTTTGCCTGAGCCAACATAATATGTGAATCGTCCATTATTGAATGAACCCCCCCATGCTTGGGCTTTTCCATTAATTGTAACGCGTGCTTTTGCAACATCTCCCGTATAGCTTCCTGTAATTTCTGTGTCGCCTACTGAATACTCAGCTGGAGAAATAGTTCCTTGAGTTGCAGCAGATTTAATACTAACAGCTTTATTTGCATCTAAGACTTTATCATTTTTGTCATAAGCAGTGATTGTAACGACATCACCAGCTTTAATTTTGCCTGAGCCAACATAGTATGTGAATCGTCCGTTATTGAATGAACCCCCCCATGCTTGGGCTTTTCCATTAATTGTAACGCGTGCTTTTGCAACATCTCCCGTATAGCTTCCTGTAATTTCTGTGTCGCCTACTGAATACTCAGCTGGAGAAATGGTTCCTTGAGTTGCAGCTGCTTTGATTTTTACAGGTTTATTAGCATCTAACACTTTATCATTTTTGTCATAAGCAGTGATTGTAACGACATCCCCAGCTTTAATTTTTCCGGCTCCAACATAGTATGTGAATTGCCCATTATTGAATGAACCACCGAAACCTTGTGCTTGAC
This window encodes:
- a CDS encoding CpsD/CapB family tyrosine-protein kinase, which gives rise to MNRLGDEKRRLITKMHATSSISEQFKNIRTAIEFSGVDKTFQTILITSPEPMSGKSTISANLAIVYAQKGKKTLLVDGDMRKPTVHKTFNQSIFKGLSTSLTGDSKVSDNFQKTEIENLFILTSGPIPPNPNELLGSKRMGAVLKELKTQFDVIIIDSPPVTVVSDALVLASYTDGVLFVFRNQVTMKNKAKQAIEQIKMTRVPIIGAILNGEQEKQHNNYYYAYK
- a CDS encoding YveK family protein codes for the protein MEEIIDLKKILTTIKQNKWWLIGTIVFSLSMMSMYLWFIATPVYQSSTQLLINQTEEKDSILQQQSVQTNLDLINTYNVIIKSPRILDKVKKELKNAYSEKELNESIQVSSATNSQIIDIKVENSSKKATVDIANTTARIFQKEIVSIMKINNVTILSTAKLEKTSKPISPNKTMLMVVALIGGGVIGLILIIMRSLLDRTIKGKEDIEMLNITVLGSIGELPEEI
- a CDS encoding nucleotide sugar dehydrogenase; this encodes MKIVTIGLGYIGLPTAIMFANYGQQVIGVDVQLEVVNSLQEGQVHIEEPGLQEALTRAITSGNFKAQTQVEQADVFIVAVPTPNKEDRYKSCDLMYVISAVNSLIPYLEKGNTVIVESTIAPRTTEDIILPLIEEAGFKVGEDLFLVHCPERVLPGEILQELRYNNRIIGGVTEACTKSGKEIYGIFVKGELISSSASAAELSKLMENTYRDVNIALANELAKIGDALAIDSLEVIEMANKHPRVNIHSPGPGVGGHCLAVDPYFISSMAPTVTPLIQQAREINSTMPAFIVEKVEELMEKIDGKKITVLGVTYKGNVDDIRESPALEIVDLLKEKRGYELSIFDPHVEKEWIEKEFKQSVVDSDLLLVLTDHDEFKTIDVDQLTLMRQKVVFDTKNIFEKKPEIKLISLGNLSSIKGLNMGAK
- a CDS encoding DUF4352 domain-containing protein — its product is MKKLALAFSLTAMLLLGACSAKTTDSKETTKKEDKTEVVQKQASANKLGEAIVVDGMELTLKQLKTTTVSKNEGKETKSLYGFEINGKNISSAKLGLGAIDFVVTTTDGKEHRIDDTVSNFGNEIEPDKTISGKAYFSIDKDQKIEQIQYKPVDKVLASWNVEAK